In a genomic window of Nitrospira sp. ND1:
- a CDS encoding ZIP family metal transporter, with amino-acid sequence MLDLVGLGILAGVVPVYLGITAALVLRRALPRTWEAGLIGLSTGVLIYLFFDLMHEAVELMGVRDPFSWLLFLGSLFLSFVGLVHLEKHQFLKGRHADQALTLPFVIAAGMGLHNLGEGLAIGTSYAGGEWALSGLLVAGFALHNGTEGFGIVGAAGQSPIPPRTVVLLGLTGGAPTCIGTVLSGLIVSPYLSLVWYALAAGSLLYVVFALVAMTYTSSRKVHMAYGVWTGIALMALTAMFLTLVGGHRS; translated from the coding sequence ATGCTCGACCTCGTCGGATTGGGTATCCTCGCAGGAGTCGTTCCGGTTTACCTGGGCATCACGGCGGCCTTGGTGCTTCGTCGTGCCCTTCCCCGGACGTGGGAAGCCGGCCTGATCGGGCTCTCCACCGGGGTACTGATCTATCTCTTCTTCGACTTGATGCACGAAGCGGTGGAATTGATGGGAGTGCGCGATCCCTTCTCGTGGCTGCTGTTTCTGGGCAGCCTGTTTCTCAGCTTTGTCGGCCTAGTCCACCTCGAAAAACATCAATTCCTCAAAGGACGGCACGCCGACCAGGCACTGACACTTCCGTTTGTCATCGCGGCGGGCATGGGTCTTCACAACCTGGGTGAAGGACTCGCGATCGGAACCAGTTACGCCGGAGGAGAATGGGCCTTGAGCGGACTCCTCGTGGCTGGTTTCGCCCTCCACAATGGAACCGAAGGATTCGGCATTGTCGGGGCGGCGGGGCAATCTCCGATTCCTCCGCGCACGGTCGTGTTACTCGGCTTGACCGGTGGCGCGCCTACATGTATCGGAACGGTCCTAAGTGGACTCATCGTGTCGCCCTACCTTTCTCTCGTCTGGTATGCGTTAGCCGCCGGATCGCTCTTATATGTCGTGTTTGCATTGGTGGCGATGACATACACGAGCTCCCGCAAGGTCCATATGGCCTATGGTGTCTGGACGGGTATTGCACTTATGGCGCTGACGGCCATGTTTCTGACATTAGTCGGCGGACATCGCTCCTAA
- the serS gene encoding serine--tRNA ligase: MYDLRVLRDNLNQLRDQLGSRGKDVAWEDLRTLTEDRRTRTIQVEDLRHQLKKGSDDVARLKREKQPADEAMAAMKALGETIKGHEEQLRVVEEQLAHIALRIPNLPHASVPDGRDEADNIEVRRWGTPPQLSAPAQSHWDLGEALGILDFDRAVRMAKARFAVLTGSGARLERALINYMLDMHTTQHGYREVLPPLLVNRTAMTGTGQLPKFEDDLFQLRDEELFLIPTAEVPVTNLHREEILAEESLPIRYTAYTPCFRREAGSYGKDTRGLIRLHQFNKVELVAFVRPEQSYDELERLTSHAEAILQGLGLHYRVITLCKGDMGFSAAKTYDIEVWLPSQQTFREISSCSNFEAFQARRANIRYRAKAGKKDNKPEFVHTLNGSGLAVGRTLVAILENYQQPDGTVTVPTVLQPYMGGIQTIERS, translated from the coding sequence ATGTACGACCTTCGTGTATTGCGGGACAACCTGAACCAGCTCCGTGACCAATTGGGGTCACGAGGGAAAGATGTCGCGTGGGAAGACCTGAGAACACTCACGGAAGATCGTCGAACCCGCACCATACAGGTCGAAGACCTACGGCACCAGTTGAAAAAGGGATCGGACGACGTCGCCCGGCTGAAGCGAGAGAAGCAGCCGGCCGATGAGGCCATGGCGGCGATGAAGGCCTTGGGAGAGACGATCAAAGGCCATGAGGAACAGCTTCGTGTCGTGGAAGAACAGCTGGCCCATATCGCGCTGCGCATTCCGAACCTCCCTCACGCCTCTGTCCCGGACGGCCGGGATGAGGCTGACAATATTGAAGTGCGCCGATGGGGAACGCCGCCGCAGCTCTCGGCTCCGGCCCAATCCCACTGGGATCTTGGCGAAGCGCTCGGCATTCTGGATTTCGACCGTGCGGTGCGCATGGCCAAAGCCCGCTTTGCCGTACTGACCGGATCGGGAGCCCGACTCGAGCGGGCGCTCATCAATTACATGCTGGATATGCACACCACACAGCATGGCTACCGGGAAGTGCTGCCGCCACTGCTGGTCAATCGCACGGCCATGACCGGGACCGGGCAATTGCCCAAGTTCGAGGACGATCTGTTTCAACTACGAGATGAAGAACTTTTCCTGATTCCGACCGCGGAGGTGCCGGTCACCAATCTGCACCGGGAAGAGATCCTGGCCGAGGAATCCTTACCGATCCGGTATACCGCCTATACCCCTTGCTTTCGACGAGAAGCGGGATCCTACGGGAAGGACACGCGCGGCCTCATTCGGCTCCACCAATTCAACAAGGTCGAGCTCGTCGCGTTCGTAAGACCGGAACAATCCTATGATGAGCTGGAGAGATTGACCTCGCACGCCGAGGCCATTCTGCAGGGGTTGGGACTGCACTATCGAGTGATCACACTGTGCAAAGGGGATATGGGGTTTTCTGCAGCGAAGACCTACGACATTGAAGTATGGTTACCATCGCAGCAGACGTTTCGCGAAATTTCCTCCTGCAGCAATTTCGAAGCGTTCCAAGCGCGGCGGGCAAACATTCGCTACCGGGCAAAGGCCGGAAAGAAAGATAACAAGCCTGAATTCGTTCATACACTGAACGGATCCGGGTTGGCGGTGGGAAGAACCCTTGTCGCCATTCTTGAAAATTACCAGCAACCGGATGGGACGGTGACCGTCCCGACAGTGCTACAGCCCTACATGGGTGGAATTCAGACAATCGAACGATCCTGA
- a CDS encoding RNA polymerase sigma factor — translation MQNEHTLPCLTAFEEHHNDLLRFFTHKLGCRDLAADCTQDTYMHLVRMRPSIDVQNPRAFLFRVAANLAVDNLRKLRTRRGALSIEPPPEETASPAPSAEDTLDAKQRVAQLEVAMRELSPKCRRALLLNRLEGKTHREIADSLKVSESMVAKYIVQALRHCRARLHPEESTR, via the coding sequence ATGCAGAATGAACATACACTTCCCTGTCTCACTGCCTTCGAAGAACATCACAACGATCTCTTGAGGTTCTTCACCCACAAGCTCGGCTGCCGTGATCTCGCCGCCGATTGCACTCAGGATACCTACATGCACCTCGTGCGCATGAGGCCTTCAATCGATGTGCAAAACCCGCGAGCCTTCCTTTTTCGGGTCGCGGCCAATCTCGCGGTAGACAATCTGCGAAAACTTCGCACCCGTCGGGGGGCGCTCAGCATCGAACCGCCCCCTGAAGAAACAGCCAGTCCGGCCCCGTCGGCCGAGGATACCTTGGACGCCAAGCAGCGGGTCGCCCAATTGGAAGTCGCCATGCGCGAACTGTCGCCCAAATGCCGGCGGGCCTTGCTGCTCAACAGGTTGGAAGGGAAAACACACCGGGAAATCGCCGACAGTCTGAAGGTGTCCGAGAGTATGGTCGCGAAATATATCGTCCAAGCCTTGCGGCACTGCCGCGCCCGCTTGCATCCGGAGGAATCCACCAGATAA
- a CDS encoding AraC family transcriptional regulator: MHQDRRARTIDTSIIGIVSSGSPPLSIEASRQRPLHSLRTKPQPFWPTPQITPLNSVTPAARLSALLSKRSGDRLTLKELSTLLGYSEKYTSEIFRKYMGLSFSEYLKQLHLAKATKLLSDQSLTIAQIAESVGFSDAFAFSHFFKRAIGCSPSEFRKQQTPEAGLR; encoded by the coding sequence ATGCACCAAGACCGCCGGGCACGAACTATCGATACATCCATCATCGGCATCGTCTCATCTGGGAGCCCTCCGCTTTCAATCGAAGCGTCACGGCAACGGCCATTGCACAGCCTGCGGACCAAGCCACAACCTTTCTGGCCGACGCCACAGATCACGCCTCTCAATTCCGTTACCCCGGCGGCACGCTTGTCGGCCCTGCTGTCCAAGCGCAGCGGGGATCGCCTGACGTTGAAGGAACTCTCCACTCTCCTGGGGTACTCGGAGAAATACACCTCCGAGATCTTTCGCAAGTATATGGGGCTCTCCTTTTCCGAATACCTCAAGCAACTGCATCTCGCCAAAGCAACGAAACTCCTCAGCGACCAGAGCCTGACCATCGCCCAGATTGCGGAATCGGTGGGATTCAGCGACGCGTTCGCGTTCAGCCACTTCTTCAAACGAGCCATCGGATGTTCGCCGAGCGAATTTCGAAAACAACAGACGCCGGAAGCAGGTTTGAGATGA
- a CDS encoding PA0069 family radical SAM protein, with translation MKLVTNPPNRFESTQRETLEPSSRVEIQLFEDDTNQILSRNDSPDLPFRWSVNPYRGCFHACAYCYARPSHEYWGFGAGTDFESKIVLKRRAADLLKQAFEKRSWDGELIVFSGNTDCYQPLESTLGLTRACLEICAAYRNPVGIITKGALPVRDIEVFKQLQEQAWIRVYFSIAFADDETARLVEPQAPTVSKRFETMRILSEAGIPTGISVAPIIPGLNEEAIPELLARAKSAGATSATCSLLRLPGHVETVFLDRMREAFPDRISKIIHRLQEVRGGQLSEGGFFSRHHGNGTYWRCVEQLFDVGRRRAGFVEEDRPVPRTFRRPTAQQSLFD, from the coding sequence GTGAAGCTTGTGACCAATCCACCCAATCGCTTTGAATCCACTCAGCGTGAGACGCTTGAACCCTCGTCGCGTGTGGAGATTCAGCTTTTTGAAGACGACACCAACCAGATACTGAGCCGGAATGACAGCCCCGACCTTCCGTTTCGATGGAGCGTGAATCCCTATCGTGGCTGTTTCCATGCCTGCGCCTACTGCTATGCCAGACCATCGCATGAATACTGGGGATTCGGCGCAGGCACCGACTTCGAATCAAAGATCGTACTGAAGCGCCGTGCTGCGGATCTCCTCAAGCAGGCGTTTGAGAAGCGATCCTGGGACGGTGAGTTGATTGTGTTTTCCGGCAACACTGATTGCTATCAACCCCTCGAGTCCACCCTTGGCCTGACCAGGGCTTGTCTTGAAATCTGCGCCGCATACCGGAATCCTGTCGGGATCATCACCAAGGGCGCGCTTCCGGTTCGTGATATCGAGGTGTTTAAGCAACTGCAGGAACAGGCCTGGATCCGTGTGTATTTCAGCATCGCTTTTGCCGACGACGAGACGGCCCGTCTGGTCGAACCGCAGGCGCCGACCGTCAGTAAACGCTTTGAGACGATGCGCATTCTCTCAGAGGCCGGTATTCCCACCGGCATATCTGTGGCGCCGATCATTCCAGGCTTGAATGAAGAGGCCATCCCTGAGCTGTTGGCGCGTGCCAAGTCGGCGGGAGCGACCTCGGCGACCTGCAGTTTGCTGCGTTTGCCGGGGCATGTAGAAACGGTATTTCTCGATCGCATGCGCGAGGCGTTTCCCGACCGGATCTCGAAAATCATCCACCGACTTCAAGAGGTGCGCGGGGGGCAGCTGAGTGAGGGCGGGTTCTTCAGCCGGCATCATGGCAACGGGACCTACTGGCGTTGTGTCGAACAGTTGTTTGACGTGGGCCGCCGTCGCGCCGGATTCGTCGAGGAGGACCGTCCGGTTCCCAGAACCTTCCGCCGACCGACAGCGCAGCAATCATTGTTCGATTAG
- a CDS encoding rhodanese-like domain-containing protein, translating to MSHNPGFLKVVEEARGRVRECTVADVKARLDRAERFHFVDVREDDEYTQEHAAGAIHLGKGVIERDIETVLPNKQEPIVLYCGGGYRSVLAADSIRLMGYTNVISMDGGIKAWRAAGYPIEKGRRP from the coding sequence GTGAGTCATAACCCGGGGTTTTTGAAGGTCGTGGAGGAGGCGCGGGGGCGTGTGCGCGAATGTACCGTCGCCGATGTGAAGGCCAGGCTGGATCGCGCGGAACGGTTTCATTTTGTGGACGTCCGCGAAGATGATGAATATACGCAGGAGCATGCGGCGGGGGCGATTCACCTCGGCAAGGGCGTCATCGAGCGGGATATTGAAACGGTGCTGCCGAATAAGCAGGAGCCGATCGTGTTGTATTGCGGGGGTGGGTACCGGTCGGTGCTGGCTGCGGACAGCATACGCCTCATGGGCTACACCAATGTCATCTCGATGGACGGGGGAATCAAGGCCTGGCGTGCGGCCGGGTACCCCATCGAGAAGGGCCGGCGTCCGTAA
- a CDS encoding energy transducer TonB, with protein MNDKRESLARMGGWLVSLTLHGLSLGTALVLAAEFSILPEPRPFRWEVTMVSAPALQPVAADVPTPFSASSVSPSVMPRDKSPRQVRSRPNAANTEAARPLEAHSGIVSPTQDGFVRPQDTETPSVAIDSASPVLHTPSTDLTSDESVHEAPQTTRVDLPITTTEPSEVPPPTVDAAEVSLTTSMPSIRESIRLVNRPTPRAREATVSRILHADYGWLAEMLFAKVEQSKRYPTFAKSRRWQGNVMLQAVIHEDGSISDITIVTPSGHSILDLDAIALLEQASPVQLKYPLGQSHVVVHIPIGYRLE; from the coding sequence ATGAACGACAAACGCGAGTCTCTGGCGCGAATGGGAGGATGGCTGGTTTCGCTGACCCTGCATGGCCTGAGTCTCGGGACGGCGTTGGTCCTCGCGGCTGAATTCTCCATTCTCCCGGAGCCGCGCCCCTTCCGCTGGGAAGTTACAATGGTGAGCGCGCCGGCGTTGCAACCTGTCGCAGCGGACGTACCCACCCCCTTTTCCGCATCGTCCGTCTCCCCTTCCGTCATGCCGAGGGACAAGTCTCCACGGCAGGTCCGGTCCCGTCCGAACGCCGCCAATACCGAAGCGGCTCGACCGCTGGAGGCTCATTCCGGAATCGTCTCACCTACGCAAGATGGATTCGTCCGGCCACAGGACACAGAGACCCCCTCCGTGGCCATCGACAGTGCCTCGCCTGTCCTTCATACCCCATCAACGGACCTCACGTCCGACGAATCAGTGCACGAGGCGCCTCAAACCACACGTGTAGATCTTCCAATCACCACCACGGAGCCGTCTGAAGTACCGCCCCCGACCGTCGATGCAGCCGAAGTATCCCTCACGACCTCCATGCCTTCCATTCGCGAATCGATCCGGCTCGTCAACCGCCCGACGCCTCGCGCCCGCGAGGCCACCGTCTCACGGATACTCCATGCCGATTACGGATGGCTCGCCGAAATGTTGTTCGCAAAGGTCGAACAGAGCAAACGTTACCCAACATTCGCCAAAAGCCGTCGCTGGCAGGGCAATGTCATGCTTCAAGCCGTGATCCATGAAGACGGCAGCATCAGCGACATTACGATCGTCACGCCATCGGGCCACTCGATTCTCGATCTCGACGCGATCGCCCTGCTCGAACAAGCGTCTCCGGTCCAGTTGAAGTATCCACTCGGTCAATCCCATGTTGTCGTCCACATCCCCATCGGCTATCGCCTGGAATAG